In Nocardia sp. NBC_00403, one DNA window encodes the following:
- a CDS encoding Gp37-like protein, producing the protein MSSCALISESLGSTPAPYVIGETGHWFLGDRIGATAPGDDTYTIRIDRVRELTLAWDRDQFPEWRPIIGDPTSNRDRGQRTLDVVSELVAGVHELGVLA; encoded by the coding sequence ATGAGCAGCTGTGCCTTGATATCGGAATCGCTCGGCTCCACGCCGGCACCCTACGTCATCGGAGAGACCGGGCACTGGTTCCTCGGCGACCGCATCGGCGCCACCGCACCCGGCGACGACACCTACACCATCCGCATCGACCGCGTCCGCGAACTCACCCTCGCCTGGGACCGCGACCAATTCCCCGAATGGCGCCCCATCATCGGCGACCCCACCAGCAACCGCGACCGAGGCCAACGCACCTTGGACGTGGTCTCCGAACTGGTCGCTGGCGTACATGAGCTCGGGGTACTGGCTTGA
- a CDS encoding tyrosine-type recombinase/integrase — MPELGKLTIGEATSAILEGFLDDLGERIGKPTAKPAKTCLSGMWTIASRYGAAPGNIVKLLAPITVDDKPVVAWSATEVLRIRAAMRQDEQAVRTAIADLLDTLLGTGGRIGEALALKWKHLDLDGPKPSVLIEGTVVRLRGGGMFIQPHPKGGPNGKRRLFLHNWTVLKLAARRARVAHDPEDLVFPSARGTLRDPRNARKQLERILTRLGFTEIPQNPHTARKTVGTQLAEDADGSQSDISIAAAQLGNTEAITRRHYIQRTHVGPDARERFDAFALPNENEE; from the coding sequence GTGCCGGAACTCGGCAAACTCACCATCGGCGAAGCCACCAGCGCCATCTTGGAAGGCTTCCTCGACGATCTCGGAGAACGGATCGGAAAACCCACCGCGAAGCCGGCGAAGACATGCCTATCCGGAATGTGGACCATCGCAAGCCGGTACGGGGCAGCACCGGGGAATATCGTCAAACTGCTGGCACCGATCACTGTGGATGACAAGCCTGTCGTCGCGTGGTCGGCTACCGAAGTCCTCCGCATTCGCGCGGCAATGCGTCAGGACGAGCAAGCCGTTCGGACCGCAATAGCCGACCTCCTGGACACCCTGCTCGGCACCGGCGGCCGGATCGGTGAAGCACTGGCGCTCAAGTGGAAGCATCTCGACCTCGATGGCCCCAAACCCAGTGTTCTGATCGAGGGCACCGTCGTGCGGCTGCGCGGTGGCGGAATGTTCATCCAGCCTCATCCAAAAGGCGGTCCCAACGGCAAGCGACGACTATTCCTGCACAACTGGACCGTACTGAAGCTGGCAGCTCGGCGTGCCCGCGTGGCGCACGACCCGGAGGACTTGGTCTTCCCATCGGCGCGCGGCACCCTGCGAGATCCACGCAACGCGCGCAAGCAACTCGAGCGGATCCTCACAAGGCTCGGATTCACCGAAATCCCGCAGAACCCCCACACCGCCCGCAAGACCGTCGGCACACAGCTGGCCGAAGACGCCGACGGCAGCCAGTCCGACATCTCCATCGCCGCAGCTCAGCTTGGCAACACCGAGGCAATCACGCGTCGCCACTACATCCAGCGAACTCACGTCGGACCTGACGCTCGCGAGCGCTTCGACGCCTTCGCCCTCCCCAACGAAAATGAAGAATAA
- a CDS encoding DUF6508 domain-containing protein — MPYAVYSAAVGHVQHALYEADAIVRFDWTNWDGIRRYRGGQGLADASVADTCRMLTAITRAERFSDGTIGHALDDGTFQAALLRLRRWYDGIATIHAEHIHAPPGQSWVSRRINAFRRFQAVLRE; from the coding sequence ATGCCCTACGCCGTCTACAGCGCCGCCGTGGGTCACGTCCAGCACGCGTTGTACGAAGCGGACGCGATCGTGAGGTTCGATTGGACGAATTGGGACGGTATCCGGCGATATCGAGGCGGCCAGGGTCTGGCCGACGCGTCGGTCGCCGACACCTGCCGAATGCTGACCGCGATAACACGGGCCGAGCGATTTAGCGACGGAACGATCGGGCACGCACTCGACGACGGCACGTTCCAGGCAGCCCTGCTGCGCCTACGCAGGTGGTACGACGGCATAGCGACGATCCACGCCGAGCACATCCACGCGCCACCAGGCCAGTCGTGGGTCTCGCGACGCATCAACGCGTTCCGCCGGTTCCAGGCGGTGCTACGAGAGTGA